One Spirochaetota bacterium DNA segment encodes these proteins:
- a CDS encoding tetratricopeptide repeat protein, whose amino-acid sequence MKDIKRYKDRIIGILTSDELLEFDRDSSSIIDIGYEYVELGDYRRAFKLFSIGARLHESDPDILNGLGIALCELGRFKASRQVLEKAAALYPDDAVTLANLAGVYWEEAEFEKAIHYYARSIEMDTMIPETHFNLINVYYEIGDLFMAYIACLNLLKIYPEDEQGLELRDDILLNLGLSI is encoded by the coding sequence ATGAAGGACATAAAGCGCTATAAAGATAGAATAATTGGAATCCTCACTTCGGACGAGCTTCTCGAGTTCGATCGCGACTCAAGCAGCATAATCGACATTGGATACGAGTACGTGGAACTGGGGGATTATCGCCGGGCGTTCAAGCTTTTCAGCATCGGCGCGCGCCTTCATGAATCCGATCCCGACATCCTGAACGGCCTTGGCATCGCCCTGTGCGAGCTCGGCAGGTTCAAGGCTTCCCGGCAGGTGCTTGAAAAAGCCGCGGCCCTGTATCCCGACGACGCGGTGACCCTCGCGAACCTTGCGGGAGTCTATTGGGAAGAAGCGGAATTCGAAAAGGCCATCCACTATTACGCAAGGTCCATCGAAATGGATACGATGATACCCGAAACCCATTTCAATCTCATAAACGTGTACTACGAGATCGGCGATCTCTTCATGGCCTACATCGCATGCCTCAACCTGCTCAAGATATATCCCGAGGACGAGCAGGGGCTCGAACTGCGCGACGACATCCTTCTGAATCTCGGACT